The following coding sequences lie in one Sulfitobacter sp. D7 genomic window:
- a CDS encoding Fic family protein → MLKPTYIIPTLPPTAEIETITVLKALARASRALADLKGQAKTIPNQGILIDTLALQEAKASSEVENIVTTQDELFQADIFPDDPQSPAAKEVALYRDALRLGYARLGETGGLIPNSAIIDMFRLLKGRSDGFRVTPGTALKNEKTEEIVFVPPQDAREIVTHMTALERFINDDGLSDLDPLIKMALIHHQFESIHPFPDGNGRIGRILNVLYLTRTGLLDIPVLYLSRFITRNKADYYQHLQDVRDTGNWENWVIYMLEAVAETSATTFEIVTGIRQQMADVKHRLRYELPKIYSQELLNNLFRHPYTRIEYLQKDLDVSRQTAAKYLDTLAERGFVEKHRSGKNNYFINVALVKLFLDVSGGP, encoded by the coding sequence ATGTTAAAGCCGACCTATATCATCCCCACCCTGCCCCCGACGGCGGAAATCGAAACTATTACTGTGCTCAAAGCGCTCGCCCGAGCCAGCCGTGCGCTTGCCGACCTGAAGGGGCAGGCAAAGACTATCCCAAATCAGGGCATTTTGATCGATACCCTCGCGCTCCAGGAAGCCAAGGCCTCCTCCGAAGTCGAAAACATCGTCACGACGCAAGATGAGCTGTTTCAGGCGGACATCTTCCCCGACGACCCGCAATCCCCTGCGGCCAAAGAGGTCGCCCTTTATCGCGATGCCCTCCGGCTTGGCTATGCACGGTTGGGTGAAACCGGCGGCCTGATTCCCAACTCGGCGATCATCGACATGTTTCGTCTGCTGAAAGGGCGTAGTGACGGGTTTCGAGTAACACCGGGAACCGCCCTGAAGAACGAGAAGACCGAAGAGATCGTCTTTGTGCCGCCTCAGGATGCGCGCGAGATCGTCACCCACATGACCGCGTTGGAACGGTTTATCAACGATGACGGTCTCAGCGACCTTGATCCGCTGATCAAGATGGCGCTCATCCACCACCAATTCGAAAGCATCCACCCCTTTCCAGACGGGAACGGGCGAATCGGCCGCATTCTGAATGTCCTCTACCTTACCCGCACCGGGTTGCTCGACATCCCCGTGCTGTACCTGTCGCGTTTCATTACTCGCAACAAGGCGGACTACTATCAGCACCTGCAGGATGTGCGTGATACCGGAAACTGGGAGAACTGGGTCATCTACATGCTCGAGGCCGTTGCAGAGACCTCTGCGACGACCTTCGAGATTGTTACCGGTATCCGGCAGCAAATGGCGGACGTCAAGCATCGGCTGCGGTATGAGTTGCCCAAGATCTACAGCCAGGAACTGCTGAACAATCTCTTCCGCCACCCTTACACGCGGATCGAATACCTGCAGAAGGATCTGGATGTCAGCAGACAAACCGCTGCGAAGTATCTCGACACCTTGGCGGAGCGGGGCTTTGTGGAAAAGCACCGGTCTGGGAAGAATAACTACTTCATCAACGTCGCCTTGGTGAAACTCTTCCTAGACGTCTCGGGCGGCCCGTAG
- a CDS encoding type II toxin-antitoxin system ParD family antitoxin: MATMNVSLPDPMKIWVEAQTKDGRYSNASDYVRDLIRRDQDRHRAIAELQQLVDEGIASGPARHLDVEAFLAGKREHNPDTTGH; this comes from the coding sequence ATGGCCACGATGAATGTCTCATTGCCCGATCCGATGAAGATCTGGGTCGAGGCACAAACCAAAGATGGGCGTTATAGCAACGCCAGTGATTACGTGCGTGATCTGATCCGCCGGGACCAGGACCGCCACCGCGCCATTGCGGAGCTGCAGCAGCTCGTCGATGAGGGCATCGCCAGTGGTCCCGCGCGGCATTTGGATGTCGAGGCATTCCTTGCCGGCAAGCGAGAACATAATCCCGACACCACCGGTCACTGA
- a CDS encoding type II toxin-antitoxin system RelE/ParE family toxin: MSRHSLPASENIIPTPPVTEYRLSPAALSDLDAIWDYTVRIWSVGQAETYILAIASDMSLLVRHPEIARERLEIRPPVRVYRSGSHLIIYRIEASWVSVLRIVHARQNWTAYLNE, encoded by the coding sequence ATGTCGAGGCATTCCTTGCCGGCAAGCGAGAACATAATCCCGACACCACCGGTCACTGAATACAGGCTGTCCCCCGCAGCTTTGAGCGATCTGGACGCGATCTGGGATTATACCGTGCGCATCTGGTCTGTTGGCCAGGCCGAAACCTACATCCTCGCGATTGCCAGCGATATGTCCCTGCTGGTCCGACACCCGGAAATCGCGCGCGAACGGCTCGAAATTCGCCCACCGGTGCGGGTGTACCGCTCAGGGTCCCATCTCATCATCTATCGGATCGAAGCCAGCTGGGTAAGCGTGCTGCGTATTGTGCATGCGCGGCAAAATTGGACGGCTTATCTCAACGAATGA
- a CDS encoding cation diffusion facilitator family transporter, with the protein MHSALKLAFGSLVVGSIVLALKTLAWLMTGSVALLSDALESTVNLATAFAALVAIRIAARPPDANHPFGHHKAEFFSAVLEGVMIIVAAIFILREAYEGFLSPRALGAPIEGLLVNGTATMLNAMWAFVLVRRGRLLKSPALVADGRHLWTDVFTSAGVAMGVLLALATGWWVLDPLMAALVAINIIWSGSRVVKESLSGLMDEAVPEEILASIREAISIEAAGAVEAHDLRTRHAGSATFVEFHLVVPSEMTVFDAHEICDRVEVGIAKAVPDARITIHVEPEHKSKRTGIVVLE; encoded by the coding sequence ATGCATTCTGCGCTCAAACTTGCTTTTGGAAGTCTTGTCGTTGGGAGCATTGTTCTAGCGTTAAAGACACTGGCATGGCTGATGACAGGCTCCGTGGCGTTGCTCTCGGACGCGCTCGAAAGCACTGTGAACCTCGCAACTGCGTTCGCCGCGCTCGTTGCGATACGGATCGCGGCGCGACCGCCGGACGCAAATCATCCCTTTGGTCACCACAAGGCGGAGTTCTTCAGCGCCGTCCTAGAGGGGGTGATGATCATCGTAGCGGCGATATTCATCCTGCGGGAGGCGTACGAAGGCTTCCTAAGCCCTCGCGCGCTTGGCGCTCCGATAGAGGGCCTTCTGGTGAACGGAACGGCCACGATGCTCAATGCGATGTGGGCCTTCGTGCTGGTTCGAAGAGGGCGTCTACTGAAATCTCCAGCGTTGGTCGCCGATGGGAGGCATCTATGGACCGATGTCTTTACGTCCGCAGGCGTCGCGATGGGAGTTCTTCTTGCACTTGCTACCGGATGGTGGGTCCTTGACCCGCTTATGGCTGCATTGGTTGCGATCAATATCATATGGTCTGGTTCTCGCGTCGTGAAAGAGTCGCTGAGCGGCCTGATGGATGAGGCGGTTCCAGAAGAGATTCTGGCCAGCATACGTGAAGCCATCTCAATCGAAGCGGCCGGAGCGGTCGAAGCGCACGATCTCAGGACCCGTCATGCGGGCAGTGCGACCTTTGTAGAATTTCATCTTGTGGTCCCAAGCGAAATGACGGTTTTCGACGCCCACGAGATCTGTGACAGAGTTGAGGTTGGTATCGCCAAAGCGGTTCCAGATGCGCGCATCACCATCCACGTTGAACCTGAGCATAAGTCAAAGCGCACTGGAATTGTCGTGTTAGAATAG
- the wrbA gene encoding NAD(P)H:quinone oxidoreductase: protein MAQPKVAIIFYSTYGTNHAVALAAAEAARDAGADVRLRRVPETAPKEVVETQDAWKAQLDKMGDIPEATADDMEWADGYFFSTPTRFGVAASQLRAFVDTLGGLWGAGKLADKTFTATTSAQNPHGGQEATILSLYTTAMHWGAIIVAPGFTDQSIYDTGGNPYGFSTNANGFDDAGKAAVAHQAKRLVEMTAKITG from the coding sequence ATGGCACAGCCCAAGGTCGCAATTATCTTCTACTCGACCTACGGAACCAACCATGCCGTCGCCTTGGCGGCGGCAGAGGCAGCCCGCGACGCAGGCGCGGATGTCCGCCTTCGCCGCGTTCCCGAGACGGCCCCGAAAGAGGTTGTCGAGACCCAGGACGCCTGGAAAGCGCAGCTGGACAAGATGGGCGATATCCCCGAAGCGACGGCCGACGACATGGAATGGGCCGACGGCTATTTCTTCTCGACACCGACCCGGTTCGGCGTGGCCGCCAGCCAGCTTCGGGCCTTCGTTGATACGCTGGGCGGGCTCTGGGGTGCCGGCAAGCTGGCCGACAAGACCTTCACGGCCACGACGAGCGCCCAGAATCCGCATGGCGGTCAGGAAGCGACCATTCTCAGCCTCTACACGACGGCGATGCATTGGGGCGCCATCATTGTCGCGCCGGGTTTTACCGATCAGTCGATCTATGACACCGGCGGCAACCCCTACGGCTTCTCGACCAACGCCAATGGCTTTGACGATGCCGGCAAGGCGGCAGTGGCCCATCAGGCGAAGCGCCTGGTCGAGATGACCGCAAAGATCACCGGCTGA
- a CDS encoding pirin family protein, with the protein MTFRPVASTSRAQPALEGAGVHLQRVFGFDDPSLTDPFLMMDDFRNDDPRLYSKGFPWHPHRGIETITYVLDGQVEHADSLGNRGLLGPGGVQWMTAGSGIVHQEMPAGNAKGQMHGFQLWANLPASLKMTAPRYQDITACDIPVEGDDDGTVVKVITGSFWGKTGPVDGIAANPMLLDVSVPAGRRKVLPVDTRANALAYVFAGSGTFRDASDPVGIKVEKEYRGTELNIRDQTGNRTLVRFGSGDEITVQAGDEGIRFLLMTGRPIQEPVAWHGPIVMNTQKELRQALLELNNGTFIKHA; encoded by the coding sequence ATGACGTTCAGACCGGTCGCATCCACCAGCAGAGCACAACCCGCACTGGAAGGTGCGGGCGTGCATCTGCAGCGCGTATTCGGATTCGACGATCCGTCGTTGACCGATCCGTTTCTGATGATGGACGATTTTCGCAACGATGACCCACGGCTTTACTCCAAGGGTTTCCCCTGGCATCCGCATCGCGGGATCGAAACGATCACCTATGTTCTGGACGGTCAGGTCGAACATGCCGATTCGCTTGGAAACCGCGGCCTGCTCGGCCCGGGCGGCGTTCAGTGGATGACCGCCGGATCGGGCATCGTGCATCAGGAAATGCCTGCGGGCAACGCCAAGGGCCAGATGCACGGCTTCCAACTCTGGGCCAACCTGCCCGCGTCGCTCAAGATGACGGCGCCGCGCTACCAGGACATTACCGCCTGCGACATCCCCGTCGAGGGCGATGACGACGGCACGGTGGTCAAGGTGATCACTGGCTCGTTCTGGGGCAAGACCGGCCCGGTGGACGGGATCGCGGCCAATCCGATGCTGCTCGATGTCTCGGTCCCAGCCGGGCGGCGTAAGGTGCTTCCGGTGGACACGCGGGCCAATGCGCTTGCCTATGTCTTTGCTGGCTCCGGCACGTTCCGCGATGCCAGCGATCCTGTAGGCATCAAGGTTGAAAAGGAATATCGCGGGACCGAGTTGAACATCCGCGACCAGACCGGAAACCGCACGTTGGTCCGTTTCGGATCCGGCGACGAGATCACGGTTCAGGCTGGCGACGAAGGCATCCGTTTCCTGCTGATGACCGGCAGACCGATTCAGGAACCTGTCGCCTGGCATGGCCCCATCGTGATGAACACCCAGAAGGAATTGCGCCAGGCACTCCTCGAACTGAACAACGGCACCTTCATAAAGCACGCGTGA
- a CDS encoding glutathione S-transferase family protein, producing MLVNGRWVENWQPVQKADEQGRFIRQVSEFRNWVTPDGRPGPTGEGGFEAEAGRYRLYVALICPWASRTLIARRLKGLEDMIPVTVLNPTLTDQGWQFGGYPGADEDPLYGSKYIHELYTRADPLVSGRATVPVLWDMKRGVMVNNESADIVRMFDTAFEAIAPSDLRLYPAALADEIDVLNRQIYESLNNGVYKAGFASSQEAYDEAVDGVFAMLDQLETRLGDDRPYLFGDELTETDIRAFVTLIRFDAAYHGLFKTNRRQIADYPHLSAHMERVLRLPGVAETVNMDHITRGYYSIKALNPTGIRPAGPAHVRRLLDVVAAD from the coding sequence ATGCTTGTGAATGGAAGATGGGTCGAGAACTGGCAGCCGGTCCAGAAGGCTGATGAACAAGGGCGTTTCATACGCCAGGTTTCGGAGTTCCGGAACTGGGTCACCCCCGACGGACGCCCCGGCCCCACGGGCGAGGGTGGCTTCGAGGCCGAGGCTGGGCGGTATCGGCTCTATGTCGCGCTGATCTGTCCTTGGGCCTCGCGCACTCTGATCGCACGCCGCCTCAAGGGGCTTGAGGATATGATCCCGGTCACGGTGCTCAATCCGACGCTGACCGATCAGGGCTGGCAATTTGGCGGCTATCCCGGCGCAGATGAGGATCCGCTTTACGGATCGAAATATATCCATGAACTCTACACTCGCGCTGACCCGCTTGTCTCGGGCCGCGCCACCGTGCCGGTGCTGTGGGACATGAAGCGCGGCGTCATGGTGAACAACGAAAGCGCCGACATCGTGCGCATGTTTGATACCGCCTTCGAAGCGATCGCCCCATCCGATCTGCGTCTCTATCCCGCCGCTTTGGCCGACGAGATCGACGTGCTGAACAGGCAGATTTACGAAAGCCTCAATAACGGGGTCTACAAGGCCGGGTTCGCCTCCAGCCAAGAGGCCTATGACGAGGCCGTCGATGGGGTGTTCGCGATGCTGGACCAATTGGAGACGCGCCTCGGTGACGACCGCCCGTATCTGTTCGGCGACGAGTTGACCGAAACCGATATTCGTGCCTTCGTGACGCTCATCCGGTTCGACGCGGCCTATCACGGATTGTTCAAGACCAACCGTCGGCAAATCGCGGATTACCCGCATCTTTCAGCGCATATGGAACGCGTGCTGCGGCTGCCGGGCGTCGCGGAAACGGTGAACATGGATCACATCACGCGAGGCTATTATTCGATCAAGGCGTTGAATCCGACGGGCATCCGGCCGGCCGGCCCGGCGCATGTCCGGCGTTTGCTTGACGTAGTCGCGGCCGACTGA
- a CDS encoding VOC family protein, giving the protein MTNSTEKFDMNAAPIRIDTVRLRVRDLDAVSSFYQDVLGLVPLAEAGSSVTLGTEETPLLHLDGDPALRPRDPKQAGLFHTAFLLPSRGDLARWLGHVAETDVRLQGASDHIVSEALYLADPEGNGIEVYVDRPPSQWRDSAGDIRMATDPLDLKDLIRTAQGRIWAGFPKGGIIGHVHLQVGDTKEADRFYRDALGFDIAASYPGASFYGSGGYHHHLAGNIWNSRRAGKRDSSEAGLDEITLGVDPSARQAITQRLGGDRFIDLWGTAFALAQ; this is encoded by the coding sequence ATGACCAATTCAACCGAAAAGTTCGATATGAATGCCGCGCCGATCCGCATCGATACCGTTCGGCTCAGGGTGCGGGATCTCGATGCCGTTTCATCCTTCTACCAGGACGTTCTGGGGCTGGTGCCGCTGGCAGAGGCCGGAAGCAGCGTCACACTGGGCACCGAAGAAACACCGCTGCTCCATCTTGATGGCGACCCGGCGTTGCGCCCACGCGATCCCAAACAGGCAGGGCTGTTTCACACCGCCTTCCTGCTGCCCTCGCGCGGCGATCTGGCCCGCTGGCTTGGCCATGTGGCCGAAACGGACGTGCGGCTGCAGGGCGCATCGGATCACATCGTCAGCGAAGCGCTCTATCTGGCCGATCCCGAAGGCAATGGCATCGAGGTCTATGTCGACAGACCGCCAAGCCAGTGGCGCGATAGCGCCGGCGATATCCGCATGGCCACGGACCCGTTGGACCTCAAGGATCTGATACGCACAGCGCAAGGTCGGATTTGGGCCGGTTTCCCGAAAGGCGGCATCATCGGCCACGTTCACTTGCAGGTCGGCGACACGAAAGAGGCGGATCGCTTCTACCGAGATGCCCTCGGCTTTGACATCGCCGCGTCGTATCCGGGCGCGAGCTTCTACGGCAGTGGCGGCTACCACCACCATCTCGCCGGCAATATCTGGAACAGCCGCCGGGCCGGCAAGCGGGATTCTTCGGAAGCGGGACTCGATGAGATCACTCTTGGCGTCGATCCCTCGGCGCGGCAGGCGATCACGCAGCGCCTTGGCGGCGACCGCTTCATTGATCTCTGGGGCACCGCCTTCGCGCTGGCGCAGTGA
- a CDS encoding DoxX family protein, with protein MSNANLQNAPQSPVIPGVANADLAATILRVTLGILFIAHGWLKLAIFTPAGTAAFFESLGFPGALAYLVMAAELAGGVALILGVWSRWVSLALVPVLLGSIYAPHGAAGFFFSNEGGGWEYPAFWAITLVVQALLGDGAYALKRSRT; from the coding sequence ATGTCCAACGCAAACCTTCAAAACGCCCCCCAATCGCCGGTGATCCCCGGCGTGGCAAATGCCGATCTGGCAGCCACAATCCTGCGCGTGACTCTGGGAATACTGTTCATAGCCCATGGCTGGCTGAAACTGGCGATCTTCACGCCGGCTGGAACCGCCGCCTTCTTCGAAAGCCTCGGCTTTCCGGGTGCGCTTGCCTATCTCGTGATGGCGGCGGAGCTTGCCGGCGGCGTGGCGCTGATCCTCGGCGTCTGGAGCCGCTGGGTGTCGCTCGCTCTGGTGCCGGTCCTGCTCGGCTCGATCTACGCGCCGCATGGCGCGGCCGGCTTCTTCTTCTCGAATGAAGGCGGCGGCTGGGAGTATCCGGCTTTTTGGGCGATCACACTGGTCGTGCAGGCCCTGCTGGGCGACGGCGCCTATGCACTCAAGCGCAGCCGGACCTGA
- a CDS encoding NADPH-dependent F420 reductase: MKIAIIGNGNVGSGLANVLSKTQHQVGTFGRADDVANAVNEADIVILATPYGAAAELAEQADFTGKIVIDVSNPVTEDFSALQLGTTTSAAEAIAALVPGAFVVKAFNTIFAQHYAGDLKLDGQPLQTFVAADDETARDTVNTLAAEAGFEPVDAGPLSTARQLEPLGFLNIQFGYVHGKGTEIAPRWQFAA, encoded by the coding sequence ATGAAAATCGCAATCATTGGCAACGGCAATGTCGGATCCGGTCTGGCAAATGTCCTGAGCAAAACGCAACATCAGGTCGGGACCTTTGGCCGCGCCGACGATGTGGCAAACGCCGTGAATGAGGCCGATATCGTTATTCTCGCGACGCCCTATGGGGCGGCTGCCGAACTCGCAGAGCAGGCAGATTTCACCGGCAAGATCGTCATCGATGTGTCCAACCCCGTCACCGAGGATTTCTCGGCCCTGCAACTCGGCACCACCACGTCGGCCGCCGAGGCGATCGCTGCGCTCGTTCCGGGAGCGTTCGTCGTGAAGGCCTTCAACACGATCTTCGCCCAGCACTATGCCGGGGATCTCAAGCTGGACGGTCAGCCATTGCAGACCTTTGTCGCCGCCGACGACGAGACGGCGCGCGACACCGTGAATACGCTGGCCGCAGAGGCCGGATTCGAGCCGGTCGATGCCGGCCCCCTGTCCACCGCCCGGCAGCTGGAGCCGCTCGGCTTCCTGAATATCCAGTTCGGCTATGTGCATGGAAAAGGCACCGAGATCGCGCCGCGCTGGCAGTTTGCCGCCTGA
- a CDS encoding LysR family transcriptional regulator: MDIVDELRAFVATAQTGSFTAAAHQLGVSNRLTSKYVAALEQRLGARLLQRTTRKVGLTPAGEDLIARAPALLDDLDELLGSVAEGSRGLTGVIRISAPVTFGEVYVTGMLARFARQNPDLTLDLRLDDRYVDLASDGFDLAFRIGRSDMLSLKTLRLGTFSSLLVASPDYVRAHGKPGSPEELADHTCIVDTNRRVPHRWIFVRNGVETNVQIHGRFQVNSARAAMDLAIGGLGIANIPRFALSNAIETGSLVPLLEEFGGDSGPVSAAYLEGRALPRKIRALIDFAAEDIRSTTTH, encoded by the coding sequence ATGGATATCGTCGATGAACTCCGGGCCTTCGTGGCCACCGCGCAGACTGGTTCGTTCACCGCAGCGGCCCATCAGTTGGGCGTGTCGAACCGGCTGACGTCCAAATATGTGGCTGCGCTCGAGCAACGCCTTGGCGCCCGCCTGCTGCAGCGGACCACCCGCAAGGTGGGGCTGACACCGGCGGGTGAGGACCTGATTGCGCGGGCGCCCGCACTGCTCGATGATCTAGATGAGCTGCTCGGCAGCGTTGCCGAAGGATCGCGCGGCCTGACCGGCGTCATTCGCATCTCGGCTCCTGTAACCTTCGGCGAAGTCTACGTCACGGGGATGCTGGCACGGTTTGCCCGACAAAACCCGGATCTTACACTCGATTTGCGGCTCGATGACCGCTATGTCGATCTGGCCAGCGACGGCTTCGACCTGGCTTTTCGCATCGGCCGGTCCGACATGCTGTCACTCAAGACGCTCAGGCTTGGCACCTTCAGCAGCCTTCTGGTGGCCAGCCCGGACTATGTCCGAGCACACGGAAAGCCCGGCTCACCCGAGGAACTGGCTGACCATACCTGTATAGTGGACACCAACCGGCGGGTTCCGCACAGATGGATCTTCGTCAGGAACGGGGTCGAGACAAATGTTCAGATCCACGGGCGGTTCCAGGTCAACTCCGCGCGCGCGGCCATGGATCTGGCCATCGGCGGCCTTGGGATCGCCAACATTCCGCGCTTCGCCCTGAGCAACGCCATCGAGACCGGATCGTTGGTCCCCTTGCTGGAGGAGTTCGGAGGCGACAGCGGTCCTGTCAGCGCGGCCTATCTCGAGGGCCGGGCCTTGCCCCGCAAGATCCGCGCACTGATCGACTTCGCCGCCGAGGATATTCGGTCTACCACGACCCACTAG